One region of Kazachstania africana CBS 2517 chromosome 3, complete genome genomic DNA includes:
- the TEC1 gene encoding Tec1p (similar to Saccharomyces cerevisiae TEC1 (YBR083W); ancestral locus Anc_3.310), protein MSGAKIDNDNNINSQLTSHNDWNPVDTRVFDVYMNKESSQNLKLLDIFSDEIKVKNIDDNDDALELLNTGLGKRSKSIKRHLFKHVNKQKFTRNSGPPTKLPYLDSTNLIDSNKQKKRTPSTSPRNLYNMKDGCDKWTTEVETAFLDSLRLIMKNGTSKIKLKERNYGRNELISLYIKYHTNETRTKKQISSHIQVWKKSIITKLSNNNELSPLEIELLQLIENGAPQDSKTMQAFNHVFEDIISRHIQEEEEGGNGFIADHEMSKSATSGAQNIEIVPKKEYMDYPTLITPHSTTTGNNPATNHFQDLQDESLLRHPHLPSQPLNPNSFPITPLDYAKSVYENLKSYKCVPVKVPDSISSPNVKGSYNNLTNREESALQSAKNVKLQQKQLIGVLNAQAKNINGSMSSMAQTFQDNNQATVISNDQQNAYYQSVYRTQIPNVACSQSPFVSQFPVPNQFQSPQEQQFLLAQQHQNQQIQDIQYAMAMQSQQYPYAPHLYPAHFSQYAQGQPQYLPQQHPQSQTQQHAYDQENASFITSSKNTTTTTNNNGYN, encoded by the coding sequence ATGTCCGGCGCTAAAATCGATAATGACAACAATATCAACTCTCAGTTAACATCCCACAATGATTGGAATCCAGTAGATACCAGAGTCTTCGACGTATACATGAATAAGGAATCATCACagaatttaaaattattagatatcttttctgatgaaattaaagttAAAAATATCGATGATAATGACGACGCCTTGGAATTGCTAAACACTGGGTTAggaaaaagatcaaaatcGATAAAAAGACACCTTTTCAAACATGttaataaacaaaaatttactAGAAATTCAGGTCCTCCTACAAAATTACCTTATTTAGATAGTACCAATCTAATCGATTCAAataaacagaaaaaaagaacgCCGTCTACCTCTCCGAGGAATCTATATAATATGAAAGATGGATGTGATAAATGGACTACAGAAGTGGAAACTGCCTTCTTAGATTCATTAAGACTAATCATGAAAAATGgtacttcaaaaattaaactgaaagaaagaaattatgGTAGAAATGAACTGATTTCGCTGTATATAAAATACCACACAAATGAAACTAGAacaaagaaacaaatttcGTCTCATATTCAAGTttggaaaaaatcaataataacaaaattatcaaataataatgaattgtCACCCTTAGAAATAGAATTGTTGCAATTGATAGAAAATGGAGCTCCCCAGGATTCCAAAACAATGCAAGCCTTTAATCACGTCTTTGAAGATATCATAAGTAGACACATtcaagaagaggaagaaggaGGGAATGGATTTATAGCAGATCATGAAATGTCCAAGTCTGCAACTTCTGGAGCTCAAAATATAGAAATTGtaccaaagaaagaatacATGGATTATCCTACATTAATAACACCACATTCAACAACGACAGGTAATAATCCAGCAACAAATCATTTCCAAGATCTGCAAGATGAATCTCTGTTGCGTCATCCACACTTACCTTCTCAACCTTTAAATCCAAACTCTTTCCCAATCACTCCTCTAGATTATGCCAAATCTGtttatgaaaatttgaaaagttaCAAATGCGTTCCTGTGAAGGTTCCTGATAGTATTTCCTCACCCAATGTGAAAGGCTCCTACAATAACCTAACTAACAGGGAAGAATCTGCGTTGCAATCCGCCAAAAATGTTAAATTACAACAAAAGCAACTCATAGGTGTTTTGAATGCCCAGGCTAAGAATATCAATGGAAGTATGTCCTCAATGGCACAAACTTTCCAAGATAATAATCAGGCAACTGTAATATCAAATGATCAACAAAATGCCTACTATCAGTCAGTGTATCGAACACAAATTCCAAATGTGGCATGTTCTCAGTCGCCATTCGTGTCCCAATTTCCGGTACCTAACCAATTTCAATCTCCACAAGAACAACAGTTCCTTCTGGCACAACAACATCAAaatcaacaaattcaaGACATTCAATATGCAATGGCTATGCAATCACAGCAATATCCTTATGCCCCTCATCTCTATCCCGCACACTTTTCTCAATACGCACAAGGTCAACCGCAATATTTGCCACAACAGCATCCCCAATCGCAGACCCAACAACATGCATACGACCAAGAAAATGCATCTTTTATTACTTCGTCCAAAAATACTACTACAAcaactaataataatggcTATAATTGA
- the MAK21 gene encoding RNA-binding ribosome biosynthesis protein MAK21 (similar to Saccharomyces cerevisiae MAK21 (YDR060W); ancestral locus Anc_3.309), with translation MSDTESNKLDLSSLKDKISSKLNAQKEKKSNDKKTAKKNEVDDVLRREALSLGATEKDLELLEGEIDNDLSEQEFNASDEDSKEDEAFTDDLKSFMKNIGLENRTVDDIETKSEPEDEGVEEAELSPSSAEDEEEEEEEEQQEDAGELQPESEQEAEDVENHNTKGLVTQTNISTAEKLIISFETAWYQVPLDPQIEQNIKEDTKLTKEQIETLLERGKQALEIDNQTYFEGFTRESSQKKFMSQILSDGTLSDKISALTLLIQESPIHNTKSLETLLSYCNKKSRNSQLQSLNALKDLLLNGMLPDRKLRYFKNQPGLSMMLNKRTLAIFYFEDYLKKTFFKILEILEKLSHDPIIHVRSKILSHIFDLLTSKPEQEFNLLRLGVNKLGDIDSKVSSKASYLLLQLQQMHPNMKSIVIDNMVDLALRPNADYHTVYYSVITLNQTILKRSEDSIANKLIKTYFTLFEKFLVTTDKQDTEIPVKSNAKGYENKRKKNFKRGKNGGKSVKNEKTDAEILSEKNSKLFSALLTGINRSFPFATIPASIYEAHMETLYKITHSSNFNTSIQALILINQVTVKACLNTDRYYKTLYESLFDPRLLNSSKQGIYFNLLYKSLKQDAKNVARVEAFVKRILQVSSHWLNVGTIAGFFYLLIQLVQTIPQIRNLLINSPVDYQYQSDSQGEEDEKKEKKIPKQYDSRKRDPKFANADQSSLWEITQFVNHFHPTVQSYADAFINNKPNEVTKPDLGLFTLAHFLDRFVYRNARQKQVTRGSSIMQPLFGGSQLNSSLLVKASDMVNKEAAVNTTNWLDKKVSEIKPDEKFFYQYFVNKKSAIKQKQQNEKKEIDSDNEGMDEDEIWDALVKSRPDVEHDSGDELEFSGEDFSDMSDSEDEEAFEEEEEDDIEIDEAIFNDDESSDQEEEAEEDSKKRKNVEGEASEEGSKKNKRQKKESLPLFADAADYAKYLESDSD, from the coding sequence ATGAGTGATACAGAATCTAATAAGTTAGAtttatcttctttgaaGGACAAAATTTCCTCAAAATTAAATGCtcagaaagagaagaaatcTAATGATAAGAAAACCGCTAAGAAGAATGAAGTTGATGACGTCCTTCGCCGTGAAGCTTTATCTTTAGGCGCTACAGAAAAGGACTTAGAATTACTTGAAGGTGAAATAGACAATGATTTAAGTGAACAGGAATTTAATGCCAGTGATGAAGATTCTAAGGAGGATGAAGCTTTCActgatgatttgaaaagttttatGAAAAACATTGGTCTAGAAAACCGTACTGTTGATGATATCGAAACGAAATCTGAACCAGAAGATGAAGGAGTGGAAGAGGCTGAACTTAGTCCTAGCTCAGCAGAggacgaagaagaagaggaagaggaagaacAACAAGAAGACGCCGGCGAGCTCCAACCAGAATCCGAACAAGAAGCCGAAGATGTAGAGAATCACAATACTAAGGGCTTAGTTACTCAAACAAACATTTCCACTGCTGAAAAGTTGATTATTTCATTCGAGACAGCCTGGTACCAAGTTCCTTTAGATCCTcaaattgaacaaaatatcaaagaagatACCAAGTTAACTAAAGAACAAATCGAAACTCTTTTAGAAAGAGGTAAACAAGCTCTTGAAATCGATAATCAAACTTATTTTGAAGGTTTCACGAGGGAGTCTTCACAAAAGAAGTTCATGTCACAAATTTTATCTGATGGTACATTAagtgataaaatttctgcTTTAACTTTATTGATCCAAGAATCTCCTATTCACAATACCAAATCCCTAGAAACTCTTCTATCCTATTGTAACAAAAAATCTAGAAATTCCCAATTACAAAGTTTGAATGCATTGAAGGATTTACTTTTGAATGGCATGTTACCTGATAGAAAGTTGAGATACTTCAAAAATCAACCTGGTCTTTCCATGATGTTAAATAAGAGAACATTGGCCATTTTCTACTTCGaagattatttgaagaagacttttttcaaaattttggaaatctTAGAGAAATTATCTCACGATCCTATTATTCATGTTAGATCAAAGATTTTAAGCCACATATTCGATTTATTGACCTCCAAACCTGAACAAgaatttaatttattaagATTGGGTGTAAATAAATTGGGTGATATCGACTCCAAAGTCTCTTCAAAGGCATCATACTTACTATTACAATTACAACAAATGCATCCGAACATGAAAAGTATTGTTATAGACAACATGGTTGATCTTGCTTTAAGACCAAATGCCGATTATCATACAGTGTATTATTCAGTGATTACTCTGAAtcaaacaattttgaaaaggtCAGAAGATTCAATTGCAAACAAATTAATCAAGACATATTTTACCCTTTTCGAAAAGTTTTTGGTAACCACCGATAAACAAGACACTGAAATTCCAGTTAAGTCCAATGCTAAAGGCTATGAAAATAAACGGAAAAAGAACTTTAAGAGAGGTAAAAATGGTGGTAAATCAGTGAAGAACGAGAAAACAGATGCTGAAATACTGAGTGAAAAGAACTCGAAGTTGTTCAGTGCCTTATTGACAGGCATCAATCGTTCCTTTCCATTTGCCACAATTCCCGCATCAATATATGAGGCACACATGGAAAccttatataaaattacaCATTCTTCCAATTTCAATACATCTATTCAGGCACTTATTTTAATTAATCAAGTTACCGTCAAGGCCTGTTTGAATACTGATAGATATTACAAGACGTTGTACGAATCACTTTTCGACCCAAGATTACTCAATTCATCTAAGCAAGGTATCTACTTTAATTTACTTTAcaaatctttgaaacaaGATGCAAAGAACGTTGCGCGTGTCGAGGCATTCGTTAAGAGAATCTTACAAGTTTCATCTCATTGGTTAAATGTCGGTACAATTGCAGGGTTTTTCTATCTTTTGATACAATTAGTTCAAACTATTCCGcaaattagaaatttaCTTATAAACTCTCCAGTTgattatcaatatcaaagtGATTCACaaggagaagaagacgaaaagaaggagaagaaaataCCAAAACAATATGACAGTCGTAAACGTGATCCAAAATTTGCCAATGCAGATCAATCTTCATTATGGGAAATAACACAATTTGTGAATCATTTTCACCCAACCGTACAATCCTATGCAGATGCATTCATTAACAACAAACCTAATGAAGTTACAAAACCGGATCTTGGTCTCTTCACTTTAGCTCATTTCCTTGACAGATTTGTTTACAGAAATGCCAGACAGAAACAGGTTACTAGAGGTTCATCTATTATGCAACCTTTGTTTGGCGGATCACAATTGAACAGTTCGTTACTTGTAAAAGCATCAGACATGGTTAATAAGGAAGCCGCTGTTAATACTACCAATTGGTTAGATAAAAAAGTGAGTGAGATCAAACCTgatgagaaatttttctatcaATATTTCGTGAATAAAAAATCAGCTATAAAGCAGAAACAACAAAAtgagaagaaagaaattgattctGATAATGAGGGAAtggatgaagatgaaatttggGATGCATTGGTGAAATCAAGACCTGATGTGGAACATGACAGTGGTGATGAATTAGAGTTTAGTGGTGAAGATTTCAGTGATATGAGTGATAGTGAAGATGAGGaagcttttgaagaagaagaagaagatgatattgaaattgatgaggCTATTTTCAACGATGACGAGTCATCCGaccaagaagaagaggctGAAGAAGATTCCAAGAAACGTAAAAATGTTGAGGGAGAGGCATCTGAAGAGGGTtctaagaaaaataaaagacaAAAGAAGGAATCTCTACCATTATTTGCAGATGCTGCAGATTACGCTAAGTATTTAGAATCCGACTCCGATTGA
- the KAFR0C00270 gene encoding uncharacterized protein (similar to Saccharomyces cerevisiae UBC4 (YBR082C) and UBC5 (YDR059C); ancestral locus Anc_3.308), whose product MSSKRISKELNDLRKDPITSFSAGPVGDDLFHWQASIMGPPDSPYAGGVFFLSIHFPTDYPFKPPKISFTTKIYHPNINANGNICLDILKDQWSPALTLSKVLLSICSLLTDANPDDPLVPEIAHIYKTDRSKYETTAREWTKKFAV is encoded by the exons ATGTCCTCTAAACGTATTTCCAAAGAACTAAATGATTTACGAAA AGATCCTataacttcattttctgcTGGTCCAGTAGGTGATGATCTATTCCACTGGCAGGCTTCCATTATGGGCCCACCAGATTCTCCATATGCAGGTGGTGTTTTCTTCCTTTCTATCCATTTTCCAACAGATTATCCATTTAAACCTCCAAAGATCTCATTTACAACAAAGATATATCACCCAAATATTAACGCCAATGGTAACATCTGTCTAGATATCTTAAAAGATCAGTGGTCTCCTGCATTAACGCTTTCTAAAGTTTTATTATCCATCTGTTCTTTATTAACTGATGCGAACCCAGATGACCCCTTAGTTCCTGAAATCGCTCATATTTATAAGACTGATAGATCCAAGTATGAAACAACCGCAAGAGAATGGACTAAGAAATTTGCAGTTTAA
- the SPT7 gene encoding SAGA histone acetyltransferase complex subunit SPT7 (similar to Saccharomyces cerevisiae SPT7 (YBR081C); ancestral locus Anc_3.307) has product MFENIPIVNYQRTKPESLLKLTEKLFNDNIFELFLTPQQLIVLEAILSLPEYESKVKIWRELMNGNVILAVENVVERSQQSQEEIPETEKPEEEQEGNNEGDETSDANNNISEDFSELDLEDLKQHITNSSFVGNLSLKVRYVLWQYAIDADNDSERDANSEQTDILDYVLLETDDSKSEPLTDSVIDAEPMKGVFDHNEDDDYDDDDDEKEEEKSVLENSVDKDFSLKETVTYEMVENGRLLLCLRVSRETLTKLRNNNIDGIISNWNKIYHNFEYDKETMLKRLKLEENDELLETTKKRRQNSNANGSDGDESKVKVKEEHEGVKFDKTNEESQEPDNKKPRLDAKNALPSPAVDLGIANLSLKHLLASVQKERSKLNLSDFELKRLITDVRKNRSKWTSDDRIGQEELYEACEKVVLELRNYTEHSTPFLNKVSKREAPNYHLIIKKSMDLNTVLKKLKTFQYNSKQEFVDDIMLIWKNCLTYNSDPSHFLRAHAIAMQKRSLQLIPMIPNITIRTRSDVEKEFEELEKDKDYEEEEEEEEVAGSGRKGLNMGAHKPAQQHDNEKNGENDEVILDIDSNSDESKEDNNKEIVDENKQKMDESTTETKNDEDDKSRKGSQKKDMVAKTLPNGEEMPVDDKAIQGGLTSEEMTENVEEVEESEQEEEEEEEEEEEEEEEDMRDSQQYLAEKDDDKDDIEISLWKLLTAKARAEICIKRNEYFKDGQLNNLSEAYLKDPQKMNTFEKLFRDYKEQKELEIYRQKIEQQSIMKNGFAAAIKAENTTSNIIPNHQISNVFDNNNYLSSSIFEKESSDDVDFDNKVFLQEYETTNVFPEFNYRGCDSNLLAKEENAYVSRMLGQENDTFTKTESEYIKDRNKGLTPKMNNNIELIQQIRHICHKISLIRLLQNPSYTQNMKNPNLNNPNVMLRTHQYRYAKIDDSIDLDPISQFSKHDNKNSTRLISKIMHKNMCKISMSNGFETTQPSAINMLTELAGDYLSNLIKTVKTHKETSSLNSNTPNEILVISLLENGINRPDDLYVYMESEFEKKTKKLTDIKSKLEGFLKDLLRPTLQELSERNFEDESQSFLSGDFASELTGEDFFGFRELGLDKEFGVLSSSVPLQLLTSQFQAVDGETKVQVTKLQREEFDSVSYSRINKEAVDEHKLLSTIVPLFEKAYERSKNYTLKPPKGSTVPDEATRTDEQNPDSSEYVILEDDSMVSKAKGTAKVRLPPTGKIATTYKKRAVDTAFILPEEDVSLLNEGKQDLYSNNQDSPQPDMLNGSLVRTAPSDINSFSLDAGFNDLHSPANNSFSLSLPKLDQ; this is encoded by the coding sequence ATGTTCGAAAATATACCAATTGTTAACTATCAGCGAACGAAACCAGAGTCTTTACTTAAattaactgaaaaattattcaacGACAACATCTTCGAATTATTTCTAACTCCACAGCAACTTATTGTATTAGAAGCCATTCTTTCACTCCCTGAATATGAATCAAAGGTGAAAATATGGCGTGAACTAATGAATGGGAATGTTATATTGGCTGTAGAAAACGTTGTTGAACGAAGTCAACAGTCACAAGAGGAAATACCAGAAACAGAAAAACCAGAAGAGGAACAAGAAGGAAATAATGAAGGAGATGAAACAAGCGATGCCAACAACAATATTTCTGAGGACTTTTCAGAACTTGATCTGGAAGATCTAAAGCAACACATTACCAATTCAAGTTTTGTGGGCAATCTATCATTAAAAGTTCGTTATGTGCTATGGCAATATGCTATTGATGCTGATAATGATTCTGAACGCGATGCAAACAGCGAACAAACTGATATACTAGATTATGTGTTGTTAGAGACAgatgattcaaaatcagaGCCCTTGACCGATAGTGTCATCGATGCAGAACCAATGAAAGGAGTTTTTGACCAtaatgaggatgatgattatgatgatgatgatgatgaaaaagaagaggaaaaaagtGTACTGGAAAATTCTGTAGATAAAGATTTCTCACTCAAAGAGACTGTAACATATGAGATGGTTGAAAATGGTCGTTTGCTTTTATGTTTACGGGTGTCTAGGGAAACCTTGACTAAACTTCGAAATAATAACATAGACGGAATAATTTCTAACTGGAACAAAATCTATCACAACTTTGAGTATGACAAAGAAACTATGTTAAAACGACTGAAGCTAGAGGAAAACGACGAGTTACTtgaaacaacaaaaaaaagacgCCAAAATAGTAATGCAAATGGCTCAGATGGGGATGAGTCAAAAGTAAAAGTAAAAGAGGAACATGAAGGCGTCAAGTTTGATAAAACCAATGAAGAAAGTCAAGAGCCAGATAATAAAAAACCAAGACTAGACGCGAAAAATGCACTTCCTAGCCCAGCAGTTGATCTTGGCATCGCAAATCTATCATTAAAACATTTATTGGCGTCTGTTCAAAAGGaaagatcaaaattaaatttatcagaCTTTGAACTAAAGAGACTTATAACAGATGTAAGGAAAAACAGGTCAAAATGGACTTCAGACGACAGAATAGGACAAGAAGAGCTGTACGAAGCATGTGAAAAGGTTGTTCTCGAACTAAGAAACTATACGGAACACTCAACTccttttttgaataaagtTAGCAAAAGAGAAGCTCCAAATTATCACTTAAttataaagaaatcaatgGATCTGAATACCGTATTGAAAAAGCTGAAAACTTTCCAATACAATTCAAAGCAAGAATTCGTAGACGATATTATGTTGATTTGGAAAAACTGTTTGACCTACAATTCTGATCCCTCACATTTTTTGAGGGCGCATGCAATAGCAATGCAGAAGAGATCATTGCAACTAATTCCAATGATTCCCAACATTACTATACGTACCCGTAGCGACGTTGAAAAAGAGTTCgaagaattggaaaagGATAAAGATtatgaagaggaagaagaggaagaagaagtggCAGGTTCTGGAAGAAAGGGCCTAAATATGGGTGCCCACAAACCGGCCCAACAAcatgataatgaaaagaacggagaaaatgatgaagtgATTTTAGATATTGATTCCAATAGCGATGAAAGCAAAGAAGATAACAATAAGGAAATTGtggatgaaaataaacaaaaaatggaTGAAAGTACCACTGAAactaaaaatgatgaagatgataagaGTAGAAAAGGTTCTCAAAAGAAGGATATGGTTGCTAAAACTCTCCCTAATGGGGAAGAAATGCCGGTTGACGATAAGGCTATTCAAGGTGGTCTTACTTCAGAAGAAATGACTGAAAATGTCGAAGAGGTAGAAGAGTCGGAacaggaagaagaagaagaagaagaagaagaagaagaagaagaagaagaagatatgCGTGATTCACAACAATACCTTGCCGAAAAAGATGACGATAAAGATGACATTGAAATATCGTTGTGGAAATTATTAACAGCTAAAGCTCGTGCAGAGATCTGcatcaaaagaaatgaatatttcaaagatggACAACTCAACAATTTATCTGAAGCATATTTAAAAGATCCACAAAAGATGAATACGTTTGAGAAACTTTTTAGAGATTACAAGGAACAGAAAGAGTTGGAAATTTACAgacaaaaaattgaacaaCAATCcataatgaaaaatggcTTTGCTGCAGCAATCAAAGCAGAAAATACAACGAGTAACATCATAccaaatcatcaaatatcAAACGTGTTTGACAATAATAATTACTTAAGCTCTTCTATTTTCGAGAAGGAATCATCTGATGAtgttgattttgataataaggTTTTTTTACAAGAATATGAAACCACTAATGTGTTTCCTGAATTTAACTACAGAGGATGTGATTCAAACTTGTTGGCAAAGGAGGAAAACGCTTATGTAAGCCGAATGCTGGGTCAGGAAAATGATACATTTACTAAAACCGAAAGCGAATATATTAAAGACAGGAATAAGGGTCTTACTCCCAAGATGAATAACAACATCGAATTGATCCAGCAAATAAGACATATCTGCCATAAGATATCCTTGATTAGGTTGTTGCAAAATCCATCGTACACTCAAAACATGAAGAATCCCAATCTCAATAACCCTAATGTTATGCTGCGTACTCATCAGTACAGGTATGCTAAAATCGACGATTCCATCGATTTAGATCCGATAtctcaattttcaaaacacGACAATAAGAATAGTACCagattgatttcaaaaataatgcaTAAAAACATGTGCAAGATTTCTATGTCAAATGGGTTTGAAACGACACAACCATCTGCTATTAACATGCTCACAGAATTAGCTGGTGACTACCTTTCAAATCTAATCAAAACCGTGAAAACGCACAAAGAGACAAGCTCTTTGAATTCTAATACACCCAATGAGATCCTTGTAATATCATTGTTAGAAAACGGAATCAATAGACCAGACGACCTTTATGTCTACATGGAatcagaatttgaaaagaagacaaagaaattaaCGGATATAAAATCGAAACTGGAGGGTTTTTTGAAAGACCTGTTGAGACCAACTTTGCAAGAGTTATCGGAGCGTAATTTTGAAGACGAAAGTCAAAGTTTCTTATCGGGTGACTTCGCCTCTGAATTGACTGGTGAAGATTTCTTTGGATTTAGAGAACTTGGGCTAGACAAAGAATTTGGCGTATTAAGCTCCTCCGTGCCTTTGCAATTATTGACTTCTCAATTCCAAGCCGTTGATGGCGAAACTAAGGTTCAGGTTACGAAATTacaaagagaagaattcGACTCTGTGTCCTATTCTAGAATCAATAAAGAGGCCGTGGACGAACATAAGCTATTAAGTACAATTGTCCCACTTTTCGAAAAAGCATACGAACGTTCCAAGAACTATACCTTGAAACCTCCTAAAGGAAGCACGGTGCCCGATGAAGCGACTCGAACAGATGAACAAAATCCTGATTCAAGCGAATACGTTatattagaagatgattcAATGGTTTCGAAAGCGAAGGGTACAGCCAAAGTCAGGCTTCCGCCAACTGGTAAGATTGCTACAACTTATAAGAAAAGAGCTGTCGATACCGCATTCATATTACCAGAGGAAGACGTTTCACTACTCAATGAGGGGAAGCAAGATCTTTACTCTAACAATCAAGACAGCCCCCAGCCTGATATGCTGAATGGTTCACTAGTTCGTACAGCACCATCTGACATTAATTCTTTCAGCCTCGATGCCGGATTCAACGATCTGCATAGCCCCGCCAATAATTCCTTCAGTCTGAGCCTTCCAAAATTAGATCAGTag